A portion of the Nitratidesulfovibrio termitidis HI1 genome contains these proteins:
- a CDS encoding argininosuccinate synthase gives MAKAIKKVVLAYSGGLDTSVILKWIAVTYGCEVVTLTADLGQEEDLDGVDAKALRTGASRAYVEDLREEFARDFIFPMMRSGAVYEGRYLLGTSIARPLIAKRLVDIARAEGAQAVAHGATGKGNDQVRFELAVNALAPDLDVIAPWRIWDLRSRTDLTAFAEQHGIPLSTSSKQYSMDRNMLHCSFEGGELEDPWCEPGPNSHVMAVPVEQAPDTPEYITIEFKKGDAVAVNGEAMSPATIVRTLNTIAGRHGIGRLDMVENRFVGIKSRGVYETPGGTVLHIAHRDLEGICMDRESMHLRDQLIPRYSEAVYNGFWFAPEREAMQAFIDKTQETVNGTVRLKLYKGNAYPVGRTSPNTLYCHDLATFEDCATYDHADAAGFIKLQGLRVRGYAQRVKKD, from the coding sequence ATGGCCAAGGCTATCAAGAAGGTCGTGCTCGCCTATTCCGGCGGGCTGGATACGTCGGTGATCCTGAAGTGGATCGCCGTCACCTATGGTTGCGAGGTGGTGACCCTTACCGCCGACCTGGGGCAGGAAGAGGACCTGGACGGCGTTGACGCCAAGGCCCTGCGCACCGGCGCCAGCCGCGCCTACGTGGAAGACCTGCGCGAGGAATTCGCGCGCGACTTCATCTTTCCCATGATGCGCTCCGGCGCGGTGTACGAGGGGCGCTACCTGCTGGGCACCTCCATCGCCCGTCCGCTCATCGCCAAGCGCCTGGTGGACATCGCCCGCGCCGAAGGCGCGCAGGCCGTGGCCCATGGCGCCACCGGCAAGGGCAACGACCAGGTGCGCTTCGAGCTTGCCGTCAACGCCCTGGCTCCGGACCTGGACGTGATCGCACCGTGGCGCATCTGGGACCTGCGTTCGCGCACCGACCTGACCGCCTTTGCGGAACAGCACGGCATCCCGCTATCCACCTCGTCCAAGCAGTACAGCATGGACCGCAACATGCTGCATTGCAGCTTCGAGGGCGGCGAACTGGAAGACCCGTGGTGCGAACCCGGCCCCAACAGCCATGTCATGGCCGTGCCCGTGGAACAGGCCCCGGACACCCCGGAATACATCACCATCGAATTCAAGAAGGGTGATGCGGTTGCCGTCAACGGCGAAGCCATGAGCCCGGCCACCATCGTGCGCACCCTGAACACCATTGCGGGTCGGCACGGCATCGGCCGCCTGGACATGGTGGAAAACCGCTTTGTGGGCATCAAGTCGCGTGGGGTGTATGAAACCCCCGGCGGCACCGTGCTGCACATCGCCCACCGCGACCTGGAAGGCATCTGCATGGACCGCGAATCCATGCACCTGCGCGACCAGCTGATTCCGCGCTACTCCGAGGCCGTGTACAACGGCTTCTGGTTTGCGCCGGAACGCGAGGCCATGCAGGCGTTCATCGACAAGACGCAGGAAACCGTCAACGGCACCGTGCGCCTCAAGCTGTACAAGGGCAATGCCTACCCCGTGGGCCGTACCTCGCCCAACACCCTGTACTGCCACGACCTTGCCACCTTTGAAGACTGCGCCACCTACGACCACGCCGACGCCGCGGGCTTCATCAAGCTGCAGGGCCTGCGCGTGCGCGGGTACGCGCAGCGGGTGAAGAAGGACTAG
- the argH gene encoding argininosuccinate lyase, translated as MAEKKMWGGRFRQATAALVEEYTQSVSFDRALYAQDIAGSKAHARMLAKQGVLTADEGARIVEGLDMVLAEIEGGTFVWRRELEDVHMNIESRLTELVGDVGKKLHTGRSRNDQVALDFRLFVSDRIRAWRGLARDLVGVLAERAGEHADTLLPGCTHMQPAQPVSLGHHLLAYAWMLRRDAERLADCDRRARVCPLGAAALAGTTYPLDPAYVAEQLDMYGTFRNSMDAVSDRDFVLESLFCGATIMAHLSRLCEEIIIWANPAFGFVRLPDAYATGSSIMPQKKNPDVAEIMRGKTGRVYGALTAMLTTVKGLPMTYNRDMQEDKEPFLDCDRTVSASLEIMAGMLRELGFNEGRMRAALRAGFLNATELADYLVGKGIPFREAHHLTGAAVALAEERSITLEELPLADLQAICERIGDDVYAVLDPAAAVARREMPGGTGPSSVAAQLAELADWLED; from the coding sequence ATGGCCGAAAAGAAGATGTGGGGGGGGCGGTTCCGTCAGGCCACCGCCGCCCTGGTCGAGGAATACACCCAGTCCGTTTCGTTCGACCGCGCCCTGTACGCGCAGGACATCGCGGGTTCCAAGGCGCATGCGCGCATGCTGGCGAAGCAGGGCGTGCTGACGGCGGACGAGGGCGCGCGCATAGTCGAGGGGCTGGACATGGTGCTGGCCGAGATTGAAGGCGGCACCTTTGTCTGGCGGCGCGAGTTGGAAGACGTGCACATGAATATCGAAAGCCGCCTCACCGAACTGGTGGGCGACGTGGGCAAGAAGCTGCACACCGGTCGCAGCCGCAACGACCAGGTGGCGCTGGACTTCCGTCTGTTCGTGTCCGACCGCATCCGTGCCTGGCGCGGCCTTGCGCGCGATCTGGTGGGCGTGCTGGCAGAGCGCGCGGGCGAACACGCGGATACGCTGCTGCCCGGCTGCACCCACATGCAGCCCGCCCAGCCGGTGAGCCTTGGCCACCATCTGCTGGCCTATGCGTGGATGCTGCGCCGCGACGCCGAGCGCCTGGCCGACTGCGACCGCCGGGCGCGGGTATGCCCGCTGGGCGCGGCGGCGCTGGCGGGCACTACCTACCCGCTGGACCCGGCCTACGTGGCCGAGCAGCTGGACATGTACGGCACCTTCCGCAACAGCATGGACGCCGTGTCCGACCGCGACTTCGTGCTGGAATCGCTGTTCTGCGGGGCCACCATCATGGCCCACCTGTCGCGCCTGTGCGAGGAAATCATCATCTGGGCCAACCCGGCCTTCGGCTTCGTGCGGCTGCCCGACGCCTACGCCACCGGTTCGTCCATCATGCCGCAGAAGAAGAACCCCGACGTGGCCGAGATCATGCGCGGCAAGACGGGCCGCGTGTACGGCGCACTGACCGCCATGCTGACCACGGTGAAGGGCCTGCCCATGACCTACAACCGCGACATGCAGGAGGACAAGGAACCGTTCCTCGACTGCGACCGCACCGTGTCTGCGTCGCTGGAGATCATGGCGGGCATGCTGCGCGAACTGGGCTTCAACGAAGGGCGCATGCGCGCCGCCCTGCGCGCGGGCTTCCTGAACGCCACCGAACTTGCCGACTACCTGGTGGGCAAGGGCATTCCCTTCCGCGAGGCGCACCACCTGACCGGGGCCGCCGTGGCCCTGGCGGAAGAACGGTCCATCACGCTGGAAGAGCTGCCCCTGGCCGACCTGCAAGCCATCTGCGAGCGTATCGGCGACGATGTGTACGCCGTTCTCGACCCGGCGGCGGCGGTGGCCCGGCGCGAGATGCCCGGCGGCACCGGCCCCTCGTCCGTGGCGGCGCAGCTTGCCGAACTGGCCGACTGGCTGGAAGACTAG
- a CDS encoding RNA recognition motif domain-containing protein gives MSKSLYVGNLPFSASEDEIRDLFSQHGQVLSVKLISDRETGRPRGFGFVEMEAADANSAVEALNGYSFGGRALKVNEAQPRAPRPPRW, from the coding sequence ATGTCCAAGTCTCTGTATGTGGGCAACCTGCCTTTCTCCGCCTCTGAAGACGAAATCCGCGACCTGTTCTCCCAGCACGGCCAGGTGCTCAGCGTGAAGCTGATCTCTGACCGCGAAACCGGCCGTCCCCGTGGCTTCGGCTTTGTCGAAATGGAAGCCGCCGACGCCAACAGCGCCGTGGAAGCCCTGAACGGCTACTCCTTCGGTGGCCGCGCCCTGAAGGTCAACGAAGCCCAGCCCCGCGCTCCCCGTCCGCCCCGCTGGTAG
- a CDS encoding substrate-binding periplasmic protein: MLARLAVFILTITVFLTGLPGLPELAGLTGPAGLAGSAIIGTTSALASGGTAPPVDDTRDGAFLMVNTVYPPYTFALEDGSASGTATALVDELFRRLALPVRQRLLPWNRALRMAEDGAADGVSMLAHSPERETTMAFTVPVAEAHQSFYYAYPAHDGFAWQHYEDLRPYRIGLVQGYTYSQKFLAAVARLGLSVEYAPSDESNFAKLRSGRVDLCLSNDLVAEAYLNSQPDLRSSVGKAERPVRSYPLYMAFSRNSPLAGRLAEIDAEIGRMRADGTLQRILVPETARTR, encoded by the coding sequence ATGCTTGCGCGTCTGGCCGTATTCATTCTGACGATCACGGTTTTCCTGACGGGCCTGCCTGGCCTTCCTGAACTGGCGGGCCTGACGGGCCCAGCGGGCCTGGCGGGGTCGGCCATCATCGGCACAACCTCGGCGCTGGCCAGCGGCGGCACGGCCCCCCCGGTCGACGACACCCGCGATGGCGCCTTCCTGATGGTGAACACCGTGTACCCGCCCTACACCTTCGCGCTTGAAGACGGCAGCGCAAGCGGCACGGCCACCGCCCTTGTAGACGAACTGTTCCGCAGGCTGGCCCTTCCCGTACGGCAGCGGTTGTTGCCATGGAACCGCGCGCTGCGCATGGCCGAGGACGGCGCGGCCGACGGGGTGAGCATGCTGGCCCACTCTCCCGAACGCGAGACGACCATGGCGTTTACCGTGCCGGTGGCCGAGGCGCACCAGTCCTTCTACTATGCCTACCCCGCTCATGACGGTTTTGCCTGGCAGCACTACGAAGACCTGCGCCCCTACCGCATCGGCCTGGTGCAGGGCTACACGTATTCCCAAAAATTCCTGGCCGCCGTGGCGCGGCTTGGGCTGTCCGTGGAATACGCCCCCTCGGACGAGAGCAACTTCGCCAAGTTGCGCAGTGGCCGCGTGGACCTGTGCCTGAGCAACGACCTGGTGGCCGAAGCCTACCTGAACAGCCAGCCGGACCTGCGGTCCTCGGTGGGCAAGGCGGAACGCCCGGTGCGCAGCTACCCGCTGTACATGGCCTTTTCCCGCAACTCGCCGCTGGCCGGACGCCTGGCTGAAATCGACGCCGAGATCGGGCGAATGCGCGCGGACGGCACCCTGCAACGCATTCTGGTTCCTGAAACGGCCCGGACGCGCTGA
- the ftsH gene encoding ATP-dependent zinc metalloprotease FtsH — MNQFSRNLILWAIISLLMVVLFNMFNQPQGTQARLTYTEFLQKVERGEVLRVTIQGQKLTGESSEGKAFQTYAPQDPELVSRLISQKVEVKAEPQEEAPWYMTLLVSWFPMLLLIGVWIFFMRQMQGGGGKAMSFGRSRARMITPESARVTFEDVAGVDEAKEELSEVVEFLSNPRKFTRLGGRIPKGVLLVGPPGTGKTLLARAVAGEAGVPFFSISGSDFVEMFVGVGASRVRDLFMQGKKSAPCLIFIDEIDAVGRQRGAGLGGGHDEREQTLNQLLVEMDGFESNEGVILIAATNRPDVLDPALLRPGRFDRQVVVPTPDVRGRKRILEVHTRRTPLATGVALDIIAKGTPGFSGADLENLVNEAALQAAKVGKDTVDMGDFEYAKDKVLMGKERRSLILSDEEKRITAYHEAGHALAAKLLPGSDPVHKVTIIPRGRALGVTMQLPEGDRHGYSRSYLLNNLVLLLGGRVAEEVVFNDITTGAGNDIERATKMARKMVCEWGMSEAIGPMNIGEQGEEVFIGREWAHSRNFSEETARLVDAEVKRIIEEARQRCRTLLDENLDSLHAIAGALLERETISGDDIDILMRGEQLPPEKPNNRPGPARAGEQPASGRSAGAPSASAAQTGSANAESDAASRDEFTLEADDAAERGPGGSGGADDPNGGAGRR, encoded by the coding sequence TTGAACCAGTTTTCGCGCAATCTGATTCTCTGGGCGATCATATCGTTGCTGATGGTCGTCCTGTTCAACATGTTCAATCAGCCACAGGGGACGCAGGCGCGTCTTACCTATACGGAATTCCTCCAGAAGGTCGAACGCGGCGAAGTGCTGCGCGTGACCATCCAGGGCCAGAAGCTGACGGGTGAAAGCTCCGAGGGCAAGGCGTTCCAGACCTATGCCCCGCAAGATCCCGAACTGGTCAGCCGTCTTATCTCCCAGAAGGTCGAGGTGAAGGCGGAACCGCAGGAAGAAGCCCCCTGGTACATGACCCTGCTGGTTTCCTGGTTCCCCATGCTGCTGCTGATCGGCGTGTGGATATTCTTCATGCGCCAGATGCAGGGGGGCGGGGGCAAGGCCATGTCGTTCGGGCGTTCGCGCGCCCGCATGATCACGCCGGAATCGGCCCGGGTCACCTTCGAGGACGTGGCTGGCGTGGATGAAGCCAAGGAAGAACTGAGCGAAGTGGTGGAATTCCTGTCCAACCCGCGCAAGTTCACCCGCCTTGGCGGTCGCATTCCCAAGGGCGTGCTGCTGGTCGGCCCTCCCGGCACCGGCAAGACCCTGCTGGCCCGTGCCGTGGCGGGCGAGGCGGGCGTGCCGTTCTTTTCCATTTCCGGTTCCGACTTCGTGGAAATGTTCGTGGGCGTGGGCGCATCGCGCGTGCGCGACCTGTTCATGCAGGGCAAGAAGAGCGCCCCCTGCCTGATCTTTATCGATGAAATCGACGCCGTGGGCCGCCAGCGTGGCGCGGGCCTTGGCGGCGGACACGACGAGCGCGAGCAGACCCTGAACCAGCTGCTGGTGGAAATGGACGGCTTCGAATCCAACGAAGGCGTCATCCTCATCGCCGCCACCAACCGCCCCGACGTGCTGGACCCGGCGTTGCTGCGCCCCGGCCGTTTCGACCGCCAGGTGGTGGTGCCCACCCCCGACGTGCGCGGGCGCAAGCGCATCCTTGAAGTGCACACCCGCCGCACGCCCCTGGCCACCGGCGTGGCCCTGGACATCATCGCCAAGGGTACGCCCGGCTTTTCGGGCGCGGACCTGGAGAACCTGGTCAACGAGGCCGCCCTGCAGGCCGCCAAGGTGGGCAAGGACACCGTGGACATGGGCGACTTCGAGTACGCCAAGGACAAGGTGCTCATGGGCAAGGAGCGCCGCAGCCTCATCCTGAGCGACGAGGAAAAGCGCATCACCGCCTACCACGAGGCGGGCCACGCCCTGGCCGCCAAGCTGCTGCCCGGCTCCGACCCGGTGCACAAGGTGACCATCATCCCGCGTGGCCGCGCCCTTGGCGTGACCATGCAGCTGCCGGAAGGCGACCGCCACGGCTACTCGCGTTCGTACCTGCTGAACAACCTCGTGCTGCTGCTGGGGGGCCGCGTGGCAGAAGAGGTGGTGTTCAACGACATCACCACCGGCGCGGGCAACGACATCGAGCGCGCCACCAAGATGGCCCGCAAGATGGTCTGCGAGTGGGGCATGAGCGAGGCCATTGGCCCCATGAACATCGGCGAGCAGGGCGAAGAGGTGTTCATCGGGCGCGAATGGGCGCATTCCCGCAACTTCAGCGAAGAAACCGCCCGCCTGGTGGATGCCGAGGTCAAGCGCATCATCGAGGAAGCCCGGCAGCGCTGCCGCACCCTGCTCGACGAGAACCTCGACTCGCTGCATGCCATCGCCGGCGCCCTGCTGGAGCGTGAAACCATCAGCGGCGACGACATCGACATCCTGATGCGCGGCGAACAGCTGCCGCCGGAAAAGCCCAACAACCGCCCAGGCCCCGCCCGCGCGGGGGAGCAGCCCGCGTCCGGCAGAAGCGCCGGAGCGCCCTCGGCCTCCGCCGCACAGACCGGCTCCGCTAACGCGGAATCCGACGCCGCCAGCCGTGACGAGTTCACCCTGGAGGCCGACGACGCCGCCGAGCGCGGCCCCGGTGGCTCCGGCGGTGCCGACGACCCCAACGGCGGTGCGGGGCGTAGATGA
- the folP gene encoding dihydropteroate synthase, with product MTTACGHAQQASWTVRGGRAVTPAPPHPFVVFGIVNVTPDSFHDGGRYTTHEAAVTHALRLAAEGASVLDIGGESSRPYAEAVPLEEELARVLPVVRGIRDGYAAHMAERAATHDQARAPGQAASQAASQVAVDADTAPQAVFPRPGGAPLLSVDTYKAGTAAAVLDEGVDIINDISACAYDPGLLDVVAHYQPGYVLMHSPGRPETMQDAPAYANVVDALLDFFHEKMDMLVRAGLPESRILLDPGIGFGKLTEHNFEILRHIERFDSLGRPVLMGLSNKSLFGGLLDLGHGQRAGATQVATALLAARGVLCHRVHDVAETVRTLRLTQAMAPAPRTEN from the coding sequence ATGACGACGGCTTGCGGCCACGCGCAACAGGCCAGCTGGACCGTAAGGGGGGGAAGGGCGGTGACGCCCGCCCCCCCTCATCCCTTTGTGGTGTTCGGCATCGTCAACGTCACGCCGGATTCGTTCCATGACGGCGGGCGCTACACCACCCACGAGGCGGCGGTAACCCATGCTCTGCGCCTTGCGGCGGAAGGGGCGAGCGTGCTGGACATCGGCGGTGAGTCGTCGCGTCCCTATGCAGAGGCGGTGCCGCTGGAAGAGGAACTGGCGCGGGTGCTGCCCGTGGTGCGCGGAATCCGGGACGGGTATGCGGCCCATATGGCCGAGCGTGCCGCAACGCATGACCAAGCCCGTGCTCCAGGCCAAGCCGCATCCCAGGCCGCATCCCAAGTCGCAGTCGATGCCGATACGGCCCCGCAGGCCGTGTTCCCCCGCCCCGGCGGCGCGCCGCTGCTTTCCGTCGACACCTACAAGGCGGGCACGGCGGCGGCGGTGCTGGACGAAGGCGTGGACATCATCAACGACATTTCCGCCTGCGCCTACGACCCCGGTCTGCTCGACGTGGTGGCCCACTATCAGCCCGGCTACGTGCTGATGCACAGCCCGGGCAGACCGGAAACCATGCAGGACGCCCCGGCCTACGCCAACGTGGTGGACGCGCTGCTGGACTTCTTTCACGAAAAGATGGACATGCTCGTGCGTGCCGGGCTGCCGGAATCACGCATCCTGCTGGACCCCGGCATCGGGTTCGGCAAGCTGACGGAGCACAACTTCGAGATACTGCGCCATATCGAACGGTTCGATTCGCTGGGCCGCCCCGTGCTGATGGGGCTTTCCAACAAGTCGCTGTTCGGCGGGCTGCTGGACCTTGGCCATGGGCAGCGGGCGGGCGCCACCCAGGTGGCCACGGCCCTGCTGGCCGCACGCGGGGTGTTGTGCCACCGCGTGCACGACGTGGCGGAAACCGTACGCACCCTGCGCCTCACCCAAGCCATGGCCCCCGCGCCACGCACGGAGAACTGA
- the cdaA gene encoding diadenylate cyclase CdaA has product MLGLENVTASWRDLLDIALVTALFYRIIVMVKDTRAVSAIYGLLLLVVTYFVSRELGLYTLGWLLESFFGSLFLVIIVLFQRDIRQALTDMGARSFFRKKTTADDALNEIIGAALYLAQRKIGALIVIERNVALGDMIERGVKLGAALSRELLITIFFPKTPLHDGAVIIRKGEVAAAACILPLATVDRQDFGTRHRAALGITEESDAVAVVVSEERGAVTVAVGGKLTTSLDATRLKRVLKNILEK; this is encoded by the coding sequence ATGCTGGGCCTGGAGAACGTCACCGCCAGCTGGCGCGATCTGCTGGACATCGCGCTGGTCACCGCGCTGTTCTACCGCATCATCGTCATGGTCAAGGACACGCGCGCCGTGTCGGCCATTTACGGGCTGCTGCTGCTGGTGGTCACCTACTTCGTCTCGCGCGAACTGGGGCTGTACACGCTAGGGTGGCTGCTGGAGAGCTTCTTCGGTTCGTTGTTCCTGGTGATCATCGTGCTGTTCCAGCGCGACATCCGCCAGGCCCTCACGGACATGGGGGCGCGCAGCTTCTTCCGCAAGAAGACCACTGCCGACGACGCCCTGAACGAGATCATCGGCGCCGCGCTGTATCTTGCCCAGCGCAAGATCGGCGCGCTCATCGTCATCGAGCGCAACGTGGCCCTGGGCGACATGATCGAACGCGGGGTGAAGCTGGGGGCGGCGCTCTCGCGCGAGTTGCTCATCACCATCTTCTTTCCCAAGACGCCCCTGCATGACGGCGCGGTGATCATCCGCAAGGGCGAGGTGGCGGCGGCGGCGTGCATCCTGCCCCTGGCCACCGTGGACCGGCAGGACTTCGGCACCCGGCATCGCGCGGCGCTCGGCATTACCGAGGAAAGCGACGCGGTGGCCGTGGTGGTTTCCGAAGAACGCGGGGCCGTCACCGTGGCCGTGGGCGGCAAGCTGACCACCAGCCTCGACGCCACGCGCCTGAAGCGCGTGCTCAAGAACATCCTGGAGAAGTAA
- a CDS encoding CdaR family protein: MRSNWQYAVMAFVMAVTLWYMVTGRERVEVVGEVRLEFKGIPQNLVVREGLVNKVSVRVRGPKGLVRVMTARDMSYAIDLSNLKRGTNIVPLTAEKLPEARAFEVVEITPSRLTLEVDAIVEKDVPVAVDINGTIPVDMRIDKTEVTPPRVHLRGPESLVSRIDKVKVVVAAPVLDQAGTVEVQATPTLPEATESAPPTVSVRLATALRMKETTLKREVAVQPPHGLRARVSPRTVTLLLEMPASVAADAEALRDIKVYAEVPEDVAPGQEKLPVRVDLPDKVRLKDISPDTVNVTFRK, from the coding sequence GTGCGTTCCAACTGGCAGTACGCCGTCATGGCCTTCGTCATGGCCGTCACCCTGTGGTACATGGTCACCGGGCGCGAACGGGTGGAAGTTGTGGGCGAGGTGCGGCTGGAATTCAAGGGCATCCCCCAGAACCTCGTGGTGCGCGAAGGGCTGGTCAACAAGGTCAGCGTGCGCGTGCGCGGCCCCAAGGGGCTGGTGCGCGTCATGACCGCGCGCGACATGAGCTACGCCATCGACCTCAGCAACCTGAAGCGCGGCACCAACATCGTGCCCTTGACGGCGGAAAAGCTGCCCGAGGCGCGCGCCTTCGAGGTGGTGGAGATAACCCCCTCGCGGCTGACGCTGGAGGTGGACGCCATCGTCGAAAAGGATGTGCCCGTGGCCGTGGACATCAACGGCACCATTCCCGTGGACATGCGCATCGACAAGACCGAGGTGACCCCCCCCAGGGTGCATCTGCGCGGGCCTGAATCGCTGGTGTCCCGCATCGACAAGGTGAAGGTGGTCGTGGCTGCCCCCGTGCTGGATCAGGCGGGCACGGTGGAGGTGCAGGCCACGCCCACCCTGCCCGAGGCCACGGAATCGGCGCCGCCCACCGTTTCCGTGCGGCTGGCCACCGCCCTGCGCATGAAGGAAACCACCCTCAAGCGCGAGGTGGCCGTGCAGCCGCCGCACGGGCTGCGGGCCCGGGTGTCGCCGCGCACGGTCACGCTGCTGCTGGAAATGCCCGCCTCCGTCGCCGCGGACGCCGAGGCGCTGCGCGACATCAAGGTGTACGCCGAAGTGCCCGAGGACGTCGCCCCGGGGCAGGAGAAACTGCCCGTGCGGGTGGACCTGCCGGACAAGGTGCGGCTGAAGGACATTTCGCCCGACACGGTGAACGTGACCTTCCGCAAGTAG
- the glmM gene encoding phosphoglucosamine mutase, which translates to MGKRLFGTDGLRGQVNIYPMTADVALRLGLAAGTHFRNGHRRHRVVIGKDTRLSGYVFESALTAGLCAAGMDVYLVGPLPTPAIAFLTRNMRADLGVVISASHNPFMDNGIKFFDKDGFKLPDEMENKITDMVLDPDWQWDYPVPERVGRAAKIEDSPGRYIVYLKNSFPAHLTLDGMRVVLDCANGANYKVAPLALEELGAEVIKIGTEPNGLNINHQCGSLYPGVAAGKVLETRADVGLALDGDADRLIVVDEKGTVLDGDQIMALCADDMLRRGALRNNTLVATVMSNMALEVYMKERGCKLLRTPVGDRYVVEAMRREGANLGGEQSGHLIFMDHGTTGDGLMAALQILRIMRERDRPLSELAGQLQLFPQELINVHVERKIPFEQCQPVLDGVAKVEAELGDRGRVLLRYSGTEAVCRVMVEGEDPEQVKRLAGLLAETVQKHLR; encoded by the coding sequence ATGGGCAAACGCCTGTTCGGTACCGACGGCCTGCGCGGCCAGGTGAACATCTATCCCATGACCGCCGACGTGGCCCTGCGTCTGGGCCTTGCGGCAGGCACACATTTCCGCAATGGCCATCGTCGCCACCGGGTGGTCATCGGCAAGGACACCCGTCTTTCCGGCTACGTGTTCGAATCGGCCCTGACGGCGGGTCTGTGCGCCGCGGGCATGGACGTCTACCTGGTCGGGCCGCTGCCCACCCCCGCCATCGCCTTTCTTACCCGCAACATGCGGGCGGACCTTGGCGTGGTCATATCCGCCTCGCACAACCCGTTCATGGACAACGGCATCAAGTTCTTCGACAAGGACGGCTTCAAGCTGCCCGACGAGATGGAGAACAAGATTACCGATATGGTGCTGGACCCCGACTGGCAGTGGGATTACCCCGTGCCCGAACGCGTGGGCCGCGCCGCCAAGATCGAGGACTCTCCGGGCCGGTACATCGTCTACCTGAAGAACAGCTTTCCCGCGCACCTTACCCTGGACGGCATGCGCGTGGTGCTCGACTGCGCCAACGGCGCCAACTACAAGGTGGCCCCCCTGGCGCTCGAGGAACTGGGCGCAGAGGTCATCAAGATCGGCACCGAGCCCAACGGCCTGAACATCAATCACCAGTGCGGTTCGCTGTACCCCGGCGTGGCCGCGGGCAAGGTGCTGGAAACCCGCGCCGACGTGGGCCTGGCCCTGGACGGCGACGCCGACCGGCTCATCGTGGTGGACGAGAAGGGCACCGTGCTCGACGGCGACCAGATCATGGCCCTGTGCGCGGACGACATGCTGCGGCGCGGCGCATTGCGCAACAACACGCTTGTGGCCACGGTCATGAGCAACATGGCGCTGGAAGTGTACATGAAGGAGCGCGGCTGCAAGCTGCTGCGCACCCCGGTGGGCGACCGCTACGTGGTCGAGGCCATGCGCCGCGAGGGCGCAAACCTGGGGGGCGAGCAGTCCGGCCACCTCATCTTCATGGACCACGGCACCACCGGTGACGGCCTGATGGCCGCCCTGCAGATTTTGCGCATCATGCGCGAGCGCGACCGGCCACTGTCCGAACTGGCGGGCCAGTTGCAGCTTTTCCCGCAGGAGCTTATCAATGTTCATGTGGAGCGGAAGATTCCCTTCGAGCAATGCCAGCCTGTTCTGGACGGGGTGGCCAAGGTCGAGGCGGAACTGGGCGACAGGGGCCGCGTGCTGCTGCGCTACTCGGGCACCGAGGCCGTCTGCCGCGTGATGGTGGAGGGCGAGGACCCCGAGCAGGTGAAGCGGCTGGCCGGGCTGCTGGCGGAGACGGTGCAGAAGCACCTGCGCTAG
- the galU gene encoding UTP--glucose-1-phosphate uridylyltransferase GalU, which produces MNIRKVVIPVAGWGTRSLPATKNIPKEMLPVYNKPVVQYVVEEAMRSGIGDVVFVTNRDKKIIEDHFDHNLQLEGVLERAGKTEMLRQVREVAEMVNIISIRQKQQLGLGHAVLCARDVVRDETFAVMVGDDLMFGMTPGIKQLIDVAASERLPVIGVMEVPADKVNRYGIISGEEFAPGIFKVNKLVEKPKLGEVPSRLAIVGRYVLTPDIFRCLEQMKPGHGGEIQLTDALQMLADDRGLLAVKIRGMRFDAGDWAEYLTANIYFALQDEELRDELVRQLKPLLPYSGT; this is translated from the coding sequence ATGAACATCCGCAAGGTCGTCATTCCCGTCGCCGGCTGGGGTACCCGTTCGCTTCCCGCCACCAAGAACATCCCGAAGGAAATGCTGCCGGTCTACAACAAGCCGGTGGTGCAGTACGTCGTGGAAGAGGCCATGCGCTCGGGCATCGGCGACGTGGTCTTCGTCACCAACCGCGACAAGAAGATCATCGAGGACCACTTCGACCACAACCTGCAACTGGAAGGGGTGCTGGAGCGCGCCGGAAAGACCGAGATGCTGCGGCAGGTGCGCGAGGTGGCCGAGATGGTCAACATCATCTCCATCCGCCAGAAGCAGCAGCTGGGCCTTGGCCACGCGGTGCTGTGCGCCCGTGACGTGGTGCGCGACGAAACCTTTGCCGTCATGGTGGGCGACGACCTGATGTTCGGCATGACGCCGGGCATCAAGCAGCTCATCGACGTGGCCGCCTCCGAGCGGCTGCCCGTCATCGGGGTGATGGAAGTGCCCGCCGACAAGGTGAACCGCTACGGCATCATCTCCGGCGAGGAATTCGCCCCCGGCATCTTCAAGGTCAACAAGCTGGTGGAAAAGCCCAAGCTGGGCGAGGTGCCTTCGCGCCTGGCCATCGTGGGCCGCTACGTGCTCACCCCGGACATCTTCCGCTGTCTGGAGCAGATGAAGCCCGGCCACGGCGGCGAAATCCAGCTTACCGACGCCCTGCAGATGCTGGCCGACGACAGGGGCCTGCTGGCCGTGAAGATTCGCGGCATGCGCTTCGACGCGGGCGACTGGGCCGAATACCTTACCGCCAACATATACTTCGCCCTGCAGGACGAAGAACTGCGCGACGAACTGGTGCGCCAGCTCAAGCCGTTGCTGCCGTACAGCGGCACGTAA